The proteins below are encoded in one region of Paraburkholderia aromaticivorans:
- a CDS encoding phospholipase D-like domain-containing protein, whose translation MSNLKTQNPVDVAIAEAGREAQGSVQWLLEKKTCPDAPEITEGNDLQFFVCGQEGFGQLSKDLHDAKSTVDIVCWGFDPGMELVRTRDAWPRDLRYGDLLEQLARDGVRVRLLLWFDPRASRKQNSMPGYTDEAVSWVTSPVQWKVQGDDPYDNKARHDWCKAWWERRGLKDDRVEPGKAQYPDHLQIVLRSIEKSAVRDLLAADIKEEDPPDSRWYSPVDEAALLWNYPTHHQKPVLIDYAHDDGSKAVGFVMGLNSVTDFWDTAQHSIETGLRETATKATTWKDEIDHEYKSDFGDGDPGETQKLAAIHGGAYKSIRPYQDYACRVVGPALRRLHENFENGWNGFAPSQWKTSAKNGDPLPPKIPTLSKDPAQQVQIVRTQAAENEKTIKKLYFQATSVARNYIYIENQYFFYPEFARHLKKERRKFCRAWANLAKKPMTAVPNLHLFIVIPHPEDDGMVPRTFDTLTELGRSDAMPAQAGYVDAGKADQQYGEHSAQATYTTTFHDENGDPVSVARTHPVLDRPSVDTLERTMGLKVSVARLCTSGSVDGKMAYREIYIHSKLMIIDDVFFTLGSANLNQRSMSVDSEINIAATGVDHASELRGDVFGLHSGTTITGDGGRDVMPEVFVNWEHLLEKNYKTWKAGKEKLTGFLVKFEDQRSTSTKHAMTTMPSSTDDQTALT comes from the coding sequence ATGTCCAATCTGAAAACACAGAATCCCGTTGACGTTGCCATTGCTGAAGCAGGCCGTGAGGCGCAAGGCTCGGTTCAATGGTTGCTCGAAAAGAAGACCTGCCCGGACGCACCCGAGATTACGGAAGGCAACGATCTTCAGTTCTTTGTCTGTGGTCAGGAAGGTTTTGGCCAACTGTCCAAAGATCTGCACGATGCAAAGTCGACGGTCGATATCGTCTGCTGGGGCTTTGATCCGGGTATGGAACTCGTGCGCACCCGCGATGCATGGCCGCGCGACTTGCGATACGGTGATCTGCTCGAACAGTTGGCCCGGGATGGAGTGCGGGTGAGATTGCTGCTCTGGTTTGATCCGAGAGCATCGAGAAAGCAGAACAGCATGCCGGGTTATACCGATGAGGCTGTTTCCTGGGTGACGAGTCCCGTCCAATGGAAGGTTCAGGGTGATGATCCCTACGACAACAAGGCGCGTCATGACTGGTGCAAGGCTTGGTGGGAACGACGCGGCCTCAAGGATGACCGTGTTGAGCCAGGCAAGGCTCAGTATCCTGATCATCTTCAGATCGTGTTGCGCAGTATTGAAAAGTCCGCCGTACGGGATCTGCTGGCTGCCGACATCAAGGAAGAGGACCCGCCCGATTCGAGATGGTATAGCCCGGTTGACGAAGCGGCCTTACTGTGGAATTACCCGACGCATCACCAGAAACCCGTCCTGATTGACTATGCACACGACGATGGCAGTAAGGCGGTGGGTTTCGTGATGGGACTGAACTCTGTCACGGACTTCTGGGATACGGCGCAGCATTCGATTGAAACGGGTCTGCGCGAAACTGCAACAAAAGCGACGACGTGGAAGGATGAAATTGACCACGAATACAAGAGTGACTTTGGCGACGGCGATCCAGGCGAAACTCAAAAATTGGCGGCGATTCACGGCGGAGCTTACAAGTCCATCCGCCCGTACCAGGACTATGCCTGTCGAGTGGTGGGGCCAGCGCTGAGGCGGTTGCACGAAAATTTCGAGAACGGCTGGAACGGGTTTGCGCCTTCGCAGTGGAAAACGTCAGCGAAGAATGGCGATCCGCTGCCGCCGAAGATTCCCACGCTTTCGAAAGATCCGGCACAGCAGGTGCAAATCGTTCGGACTCAGGCTGCGGAAAACGAGAAGACCATCAAAAAGCTCTATTTCCAGGCTACGAGCGTTGCGCGTAACTATATCTATATTGAAAACCAGTACTTTTTCTATCCGGAGTTCGCGCGTCACCTGAAAAAGGAGCGAAGAAAGTTCTGTCGGGCGTGGGCGAATCTGGCGAAAAAGCCGATGACAGCCGTGCCAAATCTGCATCTCTTCATTGTCATTCCTCATCCGGAAGATGACGGAATGGTTCCACGCACGTTTGACACCTTGACTGAGTTGGGAAGGAGCGATGCAATGCCCGCACAGGCGGGCTATGTCGATGCTGGGAAAGCCGATCAGCAATACGGCGAGCATTCAGCACAGGCGACTTACACCACGACATTCCACGATGAGAATGGTGACCCGGTCAGCGTTGCCCGCACTCATCCAGTGCTGGATCGGCCCAGCGTGGACACGCTGGAAAGGACGATGGGGCTGAAGGTCAGCGTGGCGCGCCTATGCACAAGTGGATCGGTAGACGGGAAGATGGCATATCGGGAGATCTATATCCATTCGAAACTGATGATCATTGATGATGTGTTCTTTACGCTCGGTAGCGCGAACCTGAACCAGCGCAGCATGTCGGTGGACAGTGAGATCAATATCGCGGCAACTGGGGTCGACCATGCGTCCGAGTTGCGCGGCGATGTATTTGGACTTCACTCGGGTACGACGATTACTGGTGACGGCGGTCGAGACGTGATGCCGGAAGTATTTGTTAACTGGGAGCATCTCCTAGA